The following proteins are co-located in the Eubalaena glacialis isolate mEubGla1 chromosome 14, mEubGla1.1.hap2.+ XY, whole genome shotgun sequence genome:
- the GGCX gene encoding vitamin K-dependent gamma-carboxylase isoform X5: MAVSARSARSPPDSDKVQKHKAGQTSGRRQGSRMGKLLGFEWTDVSSWGRLVTLLNRPTDPASLAVFRFLFGLMMVLDIPQERGLSSLDRRYLDGLEVCRFPLLDALQPLPLDWMYLVYTIMFLGALGMMLGLRYRISCVLFLLPYWYVFLLDKTSWNNHSYLYGLLAFQLTFMDANRYWCLDLSTSCNPLREKKRRLKPDIAVFRYYKGGHVEEGADFLCVSPEGQS, translated from the exons ATGGCGGTGTCTGCTCGGTCTGCGCGGTCCCCGCCCGACTCAG ATAAAGTACagaaacataaggctggacagacCTCAGGGCGCCGTCAGGGCAGCCGAATGGGGAAGCTCTTGGGTTTTGAGTGGACAGATGTGTCCAGCTGGGGGAGGCTGGTGACCCTGCTGAATAGACCAACGGATCCTGCAAGCCTGGCAGTCTTCCGTTTTCTCTTTG GGCTGATGATGGTGCTGGACATTCCCCAGGAGCGGGGGCTCAGCTCCCTGGACCGAAGATACCTGGATGGGCTGGAGGTGTGCCGCTTCCCGTTGCTGGACGCCCTGCAGCCACTGCCACTTGACTGGATGTATCTGGTCTACACCATCATGTTTCTGG GGGCGCTGGGCATGATGCTGGGCCTGCGCTACCGGATAAGCTGTGTGTTATTCCTGCTGCCATACTGGTATGTGTTTCTTCTGGACAAGACATCGTGGAACAACCACTCCTATCTGTATGGTTTGTTGGCCTTTCAGCTGACGTTCATGGATGCAAACCGCTACTG GTGCCTTGATCTATCCACTTCCTGTAATCCTCttagagagaagaagagaagactAAAACCAGACATAGCTGTTTTCAGATACTACAAGGGTGGTCATGTGGAAGAGGGAGCAGACTTTCTCTGTGTGAGCCCAGAGGGGCAGAGTTAG